A window from Ferroacidibacillus organovorans encodes these proteins:
- the rpsG gene encoding 30S ribosomal protein S7, with the protein MPRKGPVPRRDVMPDPLFTNKLVTRLINKVMLDGKRGVAQNLVYGAFEKVRERSGKDPMEVFDAAMKNIMPVLEVKARRVGGSNYQVPVEVRPDRRTTLGLRWLVQYSRQRHEKSMDDRLANEILDAANNAGGAVKKREDTHRMAEANKAFAHYRW; encoded by the coding sequence ATGCCAAGAAAAGGACCTGTGCCCCGTAGGGATGTTATGCCGGATCCGCTTTTTACCAATAAATTGGTTACTCGTTTGATCAATAAAGTGATGCTCGATGGCAAGCGCGGTGTGGCGCAGAATCTCGTCTACGGTGCGTTTGAAAAGGTGCGCGAACGTTCGGGTAAAGACCCGATGGAAGTGTTTGACGCGGCGATGAAAAACATTATGCCAGTCTTGGAAGTAAAGGCGCGCCGGGTTGGCGGGTCGAACTACCAAGTGCCTGTTGAAGTTCGCCCGGACCGTCGAACGACACTTGGGTTGCGTTGGCTTGTTCAGTACTCTAGGCAGCGTCACGAAAAGAGTATGGACGATCGTTTGGCCAATGAGATTCTGGATGCGGCCAACAATGCCGGCGGTGCTGTAAAGAAACGTGAAGATACGCATCGCATGGCGGAAGCGAATAAGGCGTTTGCCCACTATCGCTGGTAG
- the rpsL gene encoding 30S ribosomal protein S12 — protein MPTINQLVRKGRLVLEDKSGAPALQKGYNSFQKEQTDLPSPQKRGVCTRVGTMTPKKPNSALRKYARVRLTNGIEVTAYIPGIGHNLQEHSVVLVRGGRVKDLPGVRYHIVRGALDTAGVKDRQQARSKYGAKRPKKKK, from the coding sequence ATGCCGACAATCAACCAACTCGTCCGCAAAGGACGTTTGGTGCTCGAAGACAAGTCTGGCGCTCCTGCGCTTCAAAAAGGCTACAATAGCTTTCAAAAAGAGCAGACAGACTTGCCTTCACCACAAAAACGTGGCGTTTGTACTCGTGTAGGAACGATGACGCCGAAAAAACCAAACTCGGCACTTCGCAAATACGCGCGTGTTCGCTTGACGAACGGGATTGAGGTTACTGCCTATATTCCCGGAATTGGCCACAACCTGCAGGAACACTCCGTCGTACTCGTTCGCGGAGGTCGCGTAAAAGACTTGCCAGGTGTTCGCTATCACATTGTCCGCGGCGCGCTCGATACGGCTGGCGTGAAAGACCGTCAGCAAGCGCGCTCCAAATATGGCGCAAAGCGTCCTAAAAAGAAAAAGTAA
- a CDS encoding ribosomal L7Ae/L30e/S12e/Gadd45 family protein: MYQRVKKQQRRTVGTSSTLRAIERDRISEVYIARDVDRHVINPVIAICKEKGVKINWVDCQGALGAACGMKLATSTVGFLRDDV; encoded by the coding sequence ATGTATCAACGGGTCAAAAAACAGCAGCGTCGTACAGTCGGAACTTCGTCGACTTTGCGGGCGATCGAACGCGACCGGATCTCGGAAGTCTATATCGCTCGAGATGTTGACCGCCATGTCATTAACCCTGTGATTGCCATCTGCAAAGAAAAGGGCGTCAAGATCAACTGGGTTGATTGCCAAGGTGCGCTAGGCGCAGCCTGCGGAATGAAATTAGCTACGTCAACCGTAGGGTTTCTTCGGGACGATGTGTGA